ATGTTAAACCGAAGAAACATAAAATATGGAATGTAGACCGAAGGAGCATAAGAATAAATTATGTCGGGTTAAAAATCGGAGTTCCGAATCAACTCTGAACTATTCCATCCCTTAAAAACTCGGGGAAAAAAATGACAATTTTAAAGGCTAGGCCGAACACACATATAAAATTTCCTAAATTACGGTAAGGCACCAAAATAGCCGAAGCAGCGTAGAGGAAGAAAAGTTTATCAAGGCACGAAAATATTCGAAACAACATCAAATTTCCTCGAAATATGCTAAGGCATAAATAGAGTCGCTTTATATTAAATCTATATTATCTAGAGATAAACATGCTTTTTACACTAGCTAGGGGGAACGAAAACCTATCTAGGGGCCACTCGAAGATGATAGATCCTTCGTTCGCCCCTCTTTAAAATTTTATCTTACGCATGAAACACTTATCCAGGGGCCACCTTAAGAAGATAAGTCCTTCGTCCTCACAATATTCCTTCATTTGAAGGGAACATTACACAAGATATTATCTCTAAAAGGGGGGGGGGGCGAACGAACACCTATCTAGGGGCTACCGAATAAGATAGTTCATCTGTTCCCCCACTCCTTTCTAAGATTTAGAAACCGGACGAAACACCTATTTAGGGGCTACCCGAAAATAATAGGACCTTCGTCTCTGTATCGCCTATACTTACCATGGAATTTACAACAACTGTTTAAAAAACAAGACCCATCTTTCAGAAAAGGGGAAAACAAAGCTAACTTTATTTCCGAATAATGGCCCTAGTCCTTCAAACACTTGGAGCGAAGATGGATGCTAAAAACTTATAAATTATTAAGGCGAAATAAAAGCTGAAGATGCAATGAAAATTGAACCATTGTTGAGGCGAAATAAAAGCCGAAGATGCGATGACAATTGAACCATTATTGAGGAAAAATAAAAGTCGAAGATGTGATGAAAATTGAACCATTGTTGAGGCAAAATAAAAGCCGAAGATGCGATGAAAATTAAAAATTGTCAAGAAAAAAAAACGAAGTTGCAATTATACTAAGGCAAAGGACGAATACACCACTGTTGAGGCGAAACGAAAGCCGAAGACGCGATATATTAAAATTTTGTAAAATTGCTAAGGTAAAAAGAAGCCGAAGAGCCAATGCAAAAGAGAAATAAATTATGCACCAAGGTAAAGAAACATCCAAATATGTGAAAAGCACCGCATAACAAAAACAGCCCGAAGGCAGAAGTTGCAAGCTCGAAGGGAGGAGATtgataaaataaaaatcaattatcaTAATGGTCTTCATCCTCGCCCGAATTATTCTATAGTACGACCGACGGGATCTTCCATTCCTTCGTCCAGAACGTCCAGAAGGAGCTTGTGATTCCAGTCGAGGCCACGAGCTAGCATATCAAAGCCGAATGGAAACACCTCTCTTCGGTCAGTTCTAGGTCCTCTCCCAGCTTCCGTTTATCTTCGATCTCTGCGGCTGAGCGTCATACCACAACGAATGGCCTTAGGGTTTATACCCAGAAATGGGCCACACACATTGTCTATCGCCCACACACTAGTCCGACCAATAGACATAAACATGTTAGTGATAGTGGCCCCTTTGACCAGGCCCAATAGTTGAAGGCCCATGAGACAGCCATGGGCCAACCGTTGGACTAGTAAATCAAAGAAAAGTAACCCCCTTCAACATTGATCTTAATCCTAAATGTAATGGCCAAAGCATTTATATTCGAGGTTTGGATAAATACACCAATCTATACACAATTTTAACTACAATGTCATATACAATTTTGGTGGAATGATAGCTCTTGTACGTTCCATCTTACTCATGAAAGGCCGATTATTGATTCTCACCCCGCAGGTGAATCGGGGGGACAAACCCTCACATTCTTCTCCTTGCAGGTCCGACCGAAGGACGCTCTACACGATCGAAGGACACTCTACACGATCGAAGGACGTTCTTCCCTCATTAGAAATCTGGTCGTAACAGGAACATTTGTCTTTTATTGAATgtttatatgattttttttaaagttCTTATGACATCTTAATGCCTGAAGCAACACAATACAATTCGTTTCACTTGTCATGATATTGAAGGCCGCCAAACACCCTTAAAAAATTACTCAGTAGACTACCATACTTTTCCGATGAGATCTATTGCAATAGATAAGCCCAAGGCTATTAATGTTTCACAAATTTTTAAACAGCCGCATCGAGCTTCTAAACCATATCATATAGTGATAATACTTCGCGGACTTCCAGGTACCATATTGATTGAATCATCTACAATAAAAAAATCTGTAATTACAGACTCAAAAGTCCTAAAAAGAAGGTTCTAGAATTCCTTGCCATATAAGACTCCTAGTTACCATCTAAGTGGGAGACTTGTCCACTAAGTCTCCAACACCACTCTAACCATAGACTCgtctctatataaagggctctacccctcaacctagaactacatttttggcttgattctctaccacacagagatacgtaggcgTCTTGCGAGGATCAATAATCCCAAACGCGAGAACAACCATTAAAACTCGAAACTTACAAACCCTAATATTAATTACTAACGCACCCTATTTTTTATTCCACAACAgtattataaaaatattggatATCTTACACATCGTTTAAAACTAAAACTTACAAAGAAATTAAGAAactgtttttaaaattttgaaggATAAACTAATTAAAAATATGCTATTTTAGTAGATAATTAAATCCATTTAAAGTGAAGTCAAATATAAGCACAAAGAGATTAATTGGAGTAAcgaaaatgaaattttacaattTTACACGAACCGAATAAACTACCCTCAATTCTCGTTGTACTTTTTTTAGTCGACAAGGGTGATCAcatttattataataataataattattattatacacaATTTGTAAAAACTGACCGATGTATCATTTAAATATTGCAAAATAACTAGATAAAAATATAGTAAATTAATTTACAAAGTTAAATATCTAATagattaattaaaaaataatctCACCTTTGATTTATTATATCTATTTAATTGTGTTTTTTCTTGAATATAACTATCATTCTTATTTGAGAAAAAAAATGTTCATTGGGTAAATTTGACATGaaattatgaatatatatatatatacaaggaTAGTTATATGGAGTCCTTTTTTTTGTGGAGTCTTGGAGTCCACATACGTTTGACAAATAAAATACTATGTAAaatgttgcagaacatattatTATGCGAATCATTTTTCCTTAACATCACTATTTTCAAAGAAGTATTGCAAATCTCATTGGAGGTTTACTTTAGAAACGCGCTAAACAGGCATTTTACAATTAGAACATGTATGTTCTGCACAATAAATATGTTTCGTATAATTATATGTTTAACATATTTTTACATGTAAATTGAATGTATGTTGTAagatttttattaaaatagtaaTGTATATGCAAGATGATTCGTAAAATGATATGTTCGACAACATTTCACGTAATATTTTAATTGCAGAACGTAGGTGGATTTCAGGACTCCACAAAAAATAAGGACTCTATGAAACCTAactcttaatatatatatatatatatcggcaATTTTTTCATAAAATCAAGTTAAAACTCAATAAACTTGGATATTCGTTTATAAATTCAAAAACCCTAGTAAAAATTTTAACAAACTCAATAACTTGTCAATAATTCAAATTTGATTCGTTTGAGCTCAATTTGTTTACTACATAAATCGAGTTTGAACATTATTCTCGATAATTTAAATCGAGTTTAAATAGTATTTTTAAACTATGTAATTGTTAGATTCCACAAATTTAATTTAAAGTAGAAGCTGGAATTTAAATTTATCAAGTGAAAAAAACTAGAAGGGTAATACAAGTACATACGGAGTTTTAAAAATAACCTTGGGTAAACTTTTACACGGTTGAAAAATTGGAGTCGAAACGTAAACACAAACAGTGTATATGTACGTCATCTTTGTTCCCAGTAAAACTTTATAATTAAATTAGGTTTTCAAAGTCTCCGATATCAAATACATCGCTCCGATCGGCGATTAGTGCACGatggatcatcatcatcatcattattcATGGCGTCCTCCTCAGCCAATTATACCACAACAACAAGGTAACAACAACATCTGTCCTGTTTGCTCTTTTTCTCACTTCCCTTTTTGCCCTCCAAACCCTAGATATTTACCATCTCATAACACCCCCAATTACACTCCTCAATTTGATCACCCTCCTTATTATGATCACAATCATCATCCAATTGCGCCTTTTCGAGATCCGTTTCCCCCTCAGATTAGTCCTAATTTAGTTAATTATGATCACGGTGTTAAGCGAATGAGAGATGATGTTGATAATGTGGGGAGTTATTCGAGTTTCGTGTCGGAGGATGAGCGGAGATTGAAGTTGTTGATTCGTGATCACGGTAGTGTAGGGAATGGCGGTACGAATGGGTATGTGTATGACAAGTTAGGTTTAGGGAGGAATTATGGTAATGAGTTAACGAGGAAATTGGATAGTAATGCGGAAATGTATGAGTTTCAGAATCCGTGTGTTGATGGTTTTGAGAGAGGTGAGCCTGTTGTTGGTCCGAGGAGTTTTAGTGAGGATAAAGGTTTTGGTTATGGACAGAGGAATGTGAATGATGTTGAAAATGTTGATAGAACGAGGTTTCAATATGAAGCTAATGCGGTGAGTGACAATGCACGGAGACAGTCAGTGGTGCCTCAGAATGTGCAGGGTTCGTATGCTGGATTGCCTAATGAAAGCGGCTTTAATTATAATAGTCAAAGGGTTAACTCTAGTGACTCTATTTCGATGAAGGAACCTTATTATTCACATCGAGGGAATGGGATGCAAGGATCAATAAGTGAACCAAGAAGCAATTTCCCTTTGGTAAATCAAGAATTTGACAGTCAGCTTTCGAATTCGTATAGATTTCCGCACCATCAAGAGCATCAAATTCCTGTTATCAGGCCATCTTTTGGGGTTAATGCTCATTCAGAGAAAAACATTTCTTCCCCAGCTATTCATCATAATTTTCATAAAGGAGCGTATCCACCTATATATAATGGTGCTACTGCTGGTGCAGCTCCTCGTGTATATGATATTCACCCACCTCTTCCTACTTCTCCACCACCACCACTTCCTATGGAGCCCCACGGAAATCCTTATCCTAGGCCATTCGCTTCATCCTCGCCACCAGTAGCATCAAATTCTCTATTCCCTATATCTGTTAGTTCTTCAATAGATGTGCCACTATCACATTCTTCAATTGCTGAAGGCCACTCCTCGTGGCAGAAGTACCATAGTGATAAGCCAAATCAACGTATCTTTGTTAGTGCTCCTTGTGAGGTATTTTtttaagtttaaagaattcatacTCTATATATGTTTGTTATGGATTGCATTTACTCTTGGTAGTTGGTCATGTCTTTGAACTTTATCTTGTCTATCACGAATATATTATTGGAGTAGTAACTTAATGGAGCTGCTTTTGTTTGGTTGGGGAACATCTTTTTTCCATTTCCATTCTAGTGTTCTATGTGTTTTTACGCCCCCTGGAGACCACGAAAATGGGCAAGGAAAATGAAAGAGTAAAATCATTCCAATTTCTCATcaaatttatttgattttataagAAGGGAGCCCAATGGATCTGTTCCTGGGAGCATTGTTATCACGAAGACGACTAGTCGACGCAAGGTACTCAGGAGCGGAGAGTCTCAAAGCCTGACTTGTCGTCGACTAGTTGACGTGAAGGTCTCCCAAGAGTCTTGTCGCCCGACTTGGGGTCTTCATAACCATAATTGTGGTGTACTGTGTATATTTTGAACTTATTATTCTATTacttttgatttaaattataaaactaacatgttcaattatattatatattaaatcaagTAATTATATGTATAATGAACATTTTGTTGACTTTTTACGACTAGTCGGGCGACTTATCGACTAGTCTTCACGAAGGTACTCGGGTGTTGAGGGTCGACTTGGCGCCGTGATTACCTTGCCTGGGAGTACCCTCAAACCCTAACCACATAATCTAGAACGAACATGAGATGTTTTAGTCTGGAAACTGTCATGAAATTTGGAAGCTAAATTagtaatataaatttaaaattgaaactgaGTGCTAGTTTATTTTGAGCATAGGAACCTTGGACATCTTCTGATAGTTAAAAGCAGTTTTAGTTCTGGAGCCATGAGTTCTTAATTACTGGGCCATTTCCATATCGGCTTCCTGCATATAATCTAAAATTGCTATTCTTTTTTGTTTTTGAGTGTTGTTGACAGAATGATTTTTTTTCCTGTATCCTTTTAAACAGTTCCCGTTGGCTTCTTTTACCCCATTggaattttaaatcataattataTATGGATAAGTCATTcgttttctttttctatttcacATTTTTGGTTATTCACTGCCATCAGATAGTGTTTTGGCTGTTTAAAAATATGTTAGGGCTTTGGGGGTCAAATGAAAACTACACCAAGACCCCTCCCCTCCGACCACACATATGAATATAGGCACATATATGTAATATTGACCTCTTGGAGGTTTTAATCATACCTTAAAATTTCTTTCCTTTTTCAATTCTGGTGCTAGGTTTGCTTCCTCTCTCACTCAGTAAAtctttttttttgttaaaaattatttctgttattaaaaaattatacaatTTTCTCTACTACATGATATGGAAAATGACACAGGATAAGAAAATTATGGAGAAGTGGTGTAAGAAAGATATACACAcacacagagagagagagagagagagagcgtgTAAGTTTTGTTGATTGCACACACCTATGCTATATAATGTAGTAAACAAAATCTTGTTATATACCCTGTGCGTGTGTGTGGGTTTTGTTTATTGCACACACCTATGCTATATAATGTAGTAAACAAAATCTTGTTATATACCCTGTGCCCCTTTAGTATGTGGAAGTTGGAATATTAGTCTTTTATTGAATATTTGAATGTTAATATgttatttttttttaaagttCTTATGACATCTTAATGCCTGAAGCAACACAATACAATTCGTTTCACTTGTCAGGATATTGAAGGCCGCCAAGCACCTTTAAATAATTACTCAGTAGACCACCATACTTTTCCGATGAGATCTATTGCATCAGATAAGCCCAAGGCTATCGATGCTTCACAAATTTTTAAACAGCCACATCGAGCTTCTAGACCAGATCAGATTGTGATAATACTTCGCGGACTTCCAGGTACCATACTGATTGATTTATCTACAATAAAAAATCTGTAATTACTGGAGTTTTTTTTACCGGATATTGACCTTGTATGGAGCTTAAATTTATTTTCTGCAGCTGGTTACCCTTAAATTGTTGTAGTTGCCTGATTCACTGCTCAATGTTGTATAGTTTAATTGATATTTAAATAGTTGGCCGTCCTAAGTGTACCAGTCTACCTCTGGCGATTTTTAGTATTTATCTTCTAATTTTACATATTTGTATATGTTTGTAGAgcaaaaatcatattttatattGTCTACAAGTTTTACATTAAATTTATCAAAGCAATTTCACCGAGGTAGTTCTAAGGAAGCTAGACAAATCGCGGCATCAAGGGCTAGTCAGGCCTAGAGGAGAGCTAGAAAACTGTTTGTGAATGTCTTTGGTTCTGAAAGGTTTTGTGGGGGAACTGACAATACAGGGAACTGAAAGTTTTTAATCTACATCTTCCAGGTAGTGGAAAGAGCTACTTGGCAAAGATTTTGCGTGATCTTGAAGTGGAAAATGGTGGTGACGCTCCACGAATTCATTCCATGGATGATTACTTTATGACAGAGGTTGAAAAGGTTTGTTAGCACACAAACTTGTTGTCTAATGTACACTTTTAAATAATGTCATGTAAAATATCCCATATCGCAAACTATTAGATAACTAAATATAGTAATCTCTTTCTTGTGAAGGTTGTGGATAGTGAGTTTTCAAAGTCTCCTGGTTCCATCAGAGGCAGAAAACCAGTTGTGAAGAAAGTCATGGAGTACTGTTATGAACCTGAAATGGAGGAGGTAAGCTGAATTAATTGCACTTCTGTTAATATTGAATAAAAATTTTGAGGCACGAATATTGATTTTATGATTTTCTTTATCTTGTAAAAATTGACTTGAGGACGGAttatgttgtatatatatatattcatgaCAGTTCATGCTCAATAAACATTTCCCTTTTTGTCAAAGTAACTTTTAAACTTTTTATCTACCCCATTAAGGTCCGAACTAGAGCATGGTCACCAAGGGTAACCTTGTTTTGTATGTACTAGCTTATGACCCGTGCAATGCATGGGTTTCTTATAATATACTATAATTTTTcttttatataatattatttagtaattaattTTTATGTAGTTCCGATTATCTTTTTAGTagttttaatttaatatttaataaatattatagTAATATTAATTTACTTTCCATAATGAAACAAGTATAAATAAGTTGTATTGGGTAAAGTTGTATATTTACGAGatcataatattaataatatattataattctAAAATACTCTTAATTTTAGTAGTATTTGTGTGAATTTTAATAGAATATTTATAAGTTCAAATTATATGGTTGTGATATGGCCCAATAAAATTactaatttataaatttaatatttaatctAGTTCAATTATGTTTGTAACTTGTATAGATATTATAGTTCTAATATGATTCACGGAAAGTAAAATAGAATATATTCAAAAAGTATAATAAAATATGGTTGTTTGGTTTAGCAAAAAAGAAAAACATGTGGTTTTTGGGATTGGACCTTTTGTGTGTAgaactaataatataaaattttaaattgctATGTTAGTAACCTTACACCTTTGCTAGAGTAGTTTAAAATATTTGATTTATATGTCTTTTAAACTAACGGTTTTCATCTATTTACCAAAAATATAATGGCCATTATTCTTCATAAAGCAAGTGCCTTTTTTCACTTCTACACATCaaatttttcttaaatttatTAGTACATTAAGTAACTAATTTTTCGTTATAATTAGCTTTTTCCCACTTAATTAAAAGAAAGGTGAACAAGAGATTGAACCAAGTTGTGACTGTTGCATAAGCAGTTTTTTGTAACTTACTTCTAAAGAATATGTGATTAAATTAAATACCAATGCAAATTTCAGTGCTACCAGGTTCCTAACATAAAGAAGATATCATCATTCTGACAAAGAAGAAGATATCATCCCAGTGTTGTGCATGGTTTAagaatttaaattataaataatagtaATACTTGTTTTACTAGTGACATGTATTGTTTAGAACTAATAAtataaattctttattttatatGTTGATGGGATTCGAACCTCCTTAGGAGTAGTTTAAATATAGAATATTCTTTAGTTTTATATCTAATGGTTCCCTTATCTATACTAAAGAACGGTCATTATTGTTTCTATGGTTAGCGAAATTACTAACAATTATCCCCATGTTTGATTATAATAGTGTAGTATAAATGTTTCATATATGGCAAGTTCATGATACTTACATACATGAAATTAATTTGTTATGCTTATAGTACTACTAAATGTTTAAAGTTGAATAAACTACaggaaatttatattttattttcacgTTAGAACAGTTTTGGACTTTATCATGCTGGAAGTAATTAATTTTTGAATACTTCAGATCACGATGTTAACCATTGAATTTGAGACAATGGGTCTATCTAGTATAATATTGTAAACAAGTTTGTGTTCCATGCTACATGAACTCGGCTTTGCAGCTTCTGTGATTCTATTACTTAATTATAGGCGACAAGTGCTAGTTGATGTTTGGTTCCATTTTAGCTGTCCAGTTTTAGGTTACATTAACTTTTTGAAGTTGGACAATTTCTTCTGGAAAAAGCTTGAGGATGCTCTCTAATAATCAGTTGAACAGTTTACAATTTGTAAATATATGAGACACTTGTATCTTTATCATTACTGACTTCAAAGTTGTGTCTTTAACATCAGGCTTATCGATCAAGCATGTTGAAGGCATTCAAAAAGACCCTTGACGACGGAGTTTTCTCCTTTATAATTGGTACTCATTTTCCTTGTCAAAAGATTTTTGATATTGTTTCAGTATGTTATACTTCGTTATGATAAGTTCACATTAAGGTTATCAACTTTGCAAATATTCCCGTGTCCTTGTGATGAAATCACTTGCAATTTTTTATGTTAAGTTCTTGACGATTCCGCACCCTTTGGTTTTACTTGTATGTGTTGAGGATATCAGCAATGATTGTTCATTTAAATATCATGTGAAAAATGCACATGTGTTTTCCTTTTTGTGGAGATTGCACAGTTTGCAATGTTCCCTTCTAGAATTACAAACCTAGGTCAGTGATGTAGTTCGAAGGTAAGGTTCGTTGGCTTTCTGGTTTGTCAAGGTTCACAAGTCTAGGAAGTCTAGATTGATTGTAGATTAAGTGGTAATGCAGTGCGGGCTATGCACTGTCTTCATTTACTCTAACTGAAGGTGCAGTTTTGTTCGGAATATTGACCCTTTTGTTGCTGGTATTTTTGCATCGTGTTAGTGGATGACCGCAATCTGCGGGTAGCTGACTTTGCTCAGTTTTGGGCAACTGCAAAGGTATACACTCACATCTCTATTCCCACAATCTATTTGGGTTTTCTTGTGGGCTGCTTATATAAGGCTTAAATACATGGTACTAATTCTTTGTATTCAAAACCGCGAAATGAGCCCTCTTTAAAGGGTTGCCAAATCTTTTAGCATCACCATGTAGTTACATAATTGAAAATACAGTGATTGTTTTGTTGCTTTTGTCCAGTAGAAGCAGTTTTGACTTGGGTTCTCGTGAAAATATTTACATTATCTTGTCATTTCCTTGGAAACAATTTTTTCTGTTATCAAATTATTTGCTTCTTAAAGACGTGATTAGCTTTTAGTACTTATAGCCTATATTAGAATGTCATGTAGTATTACAGTGGCGAGAGGAGTAAAACCTTATTTATATAAGCTTTCATCCTGTAGTCCCTCGTCTGATACATCCAACTGTATACGAAATGCTGAGttttttattctaaaattatCATTCATCTTACTATTATACTTTAAAGGTTTATAACAGCGAATTGTATTACGCCTTCCTTTTTTCCTGTGATTGTATGAGTTGACCCCGTAATGTATTGACCCCGTAATGTATTGACCCCGTAATGTATTGACCCCGTAATGTATTGACCCGATTCTGCTACATTAGCTGTTTGAATTGGATTTTATGTGCCACCCTGCCCGTAGTTGCTTATAAAATGATATGTTGTAGCCTTTTTTGTTGGCAACCTATTAGTTTGATGTTAACGTTATATCTGGTGAAAGTAGAAATGACAGTTTTCTTGTGTTTATTGCTTGTACACATCTTTCGGTTGGTTAGAATAGATAATCATTCACCATTTTTACATACTTTTATAGTTGAAGTGATGTTATCTTTTTCAAGGTTGAAATGACATTCCCTTGCTGAATAGTAATCCGAGGTATTGAATCTGATAAAGATTGATGTTCTATTAAGAAGGCTGTGAGCTTTTACTTAGAAGTTTTGGCCTTTATTTATAATGCAATTTTGGAATGACTTAACATGAATTCGTATTATTCGAACTGATGCCAAAATAAGTGTCATGTAAGCAGATGCTGTAAACTGAATCACCTATCAAATTATAATAATATGTAATTTTATTGACTCTGATCATAGCTCAAATTATTTTTGTCATGCAATTTCGATTGACTCTTTGTAATCCCAGGTGTGGTTGTAGTAGAGTTTTAAAAGTGATACAGGGTCCCGTCTATTCTGTGTTTTTCTCCAGCTATAAATTACCTGTAGGAAAAACAATTCCAATCCGGAAAAATTCTAAAACCAAATTTCTTGAGATGTATAGGTTCAGCATAGTAGAATTGTTATCAGCATTATGTATCTGCAAAATTGAAGGACTTCATGCTGACAGCCAGACAATTTATTTGAGATTACTTGCAAGACTTTAGCATTTTTTAAATGTTCTGATGTGTATCGTATTTTATGAACAAAAgataaatttttatatatttaatttgcAAGTTAGTATTGCTACTATTTTTAAATGTTTAGTATCTGTTGGTTCAGTACAGATGGACGAAAGGTTATAATGTTAACAATTAATGTGTTTTCCGCAACCTATTTTGAACAGTGTATGTAAATAAGATTCAGATCTATATGCTAAGTTTATTTTGTATCACACTACGTGATGTtggaaaaaatatatattttgctGTGTCTATATTTCC
This sequence is a window from Apium graveolens cultivar Ventura chromosome 9, ASM990537v1, whole genome shotgun sequence. Protein-coding genes within it:
- the LOC141687403 gene encoding uncharacterized protein LOC141687403 isoform X2, with product MDHHHHHYSWRPPQPIIPQQQGNNNICPVCSFSHFPFCPPNPRYLPSHNTPNYTPQFDHPPYYDHNHHPIAPFRDPFPPQISPNLVNYDHGVKRMRDDVDNVGSYSSFVSEDERRLKLLIRDHGSVGNGGTNGYVYDKLGLGRNYGNELTRKLDSNAEMYEFQNPCVDGFERGEPVVGPRSFSEDKGFGYGQRNVNDVENVDRTRFQYEANAVSDNARRQSVVPQNVQGSYAGLPNESGFNYNSQRVNSSDSISMKEPYYSHRGNGMQGSISEPRSNFPLVNQEFDSQLSNSYRFPHHQEHQIPVIRPSFGVNAHSEKNISSPAIHHNFHKGAYPPIYNGATAGAAPRVYDIHPPLPTSPPPPLPMEPHGNPYPRPFASSSPPVASNSLFPISVSSSIDVPLSHSSIAEGHSSWQKYHSDKPNQRIFVSAPCEDIEGRQAPLNNYSVDHHTFPMRSIASDKPKAIDASQIFKQPHRASRPDQIVIILRGLPGSGKSYLAKILRDLEVENGGDAPRIHSMDDYFMTEVEKVVDSEFSKSPGSIRGRKPVVKKVMEYCYEPEMEEAYRSSMLKAFKKTLDDGVFSFIIVDDRNLRVADFAQFWATAKRSGFEVYLLEATYKDPAGCAARNVHGFTQDDIQKMACQWEEASSLYLKLDAKVDMDMEDEDPAGGLPGAEDGSFQDPSAPLVLNLKSSGSLEHDKKYGMEDHPAEEVKALKTSKWSNEVDEGDGQRSESSKSNSSALSGLISAYGKKGKSVSWGDKDDSMGFSIGAANKAKLLSLIIGPGAGYNLKSNPLTEKDSLPLAKKNLESKRQNVFQEQLRAERESFKAIFDKRRQRIGGLGTEDDSL
- the LOC141687403 gene encoding uncharacterized protein LOC141687403 isoform X1, whose translation is MDHHHHHYSWRPPQPIIPQQQGNNNICPVCSFSHFPFCPPNPRYLPSHNTPNYTPQFDHPPYYDHNHHPIAPFRDPFPPQISPNLVNYDHGVKRMRDDVDNVGSYSSFVSEDERRLKLLIRDHGSVGNGGTNGYVYDKLGLGRNYGNELTRKLDSNAEMYEFQNPCVDGFERGEPVVGPRSFSEDKGFGYGQRNVNDVENVDRTRFQYEANAVSDNARRQSVVPQNVQGSYAGLPNESGFNYNSQRVNSSDSISMKEPYYSHRGNGMQGSISEPRSNFPLVNQEFDSQLSNSYRFPHHQEHQIPVIRPSFGVNAHSEKNISSPAIHHNFHKGAYPPIYNGATAGAAPRVYDIHPPLPTSPPPPLPMEPHGNPYPRPFASSSPPVASNSLFPISVSSSIDVPLSHSSIAEGHSSWQKYHSDKPNQRIFVSAPCEDIEGRQAPLNNYSVDHHTFPMRSIASDKPKAIDASQIFKQPHRASRPDQIVIILRGLPGSGKSYLAKILRDLEVENGGDAPRIHSMDDYFMTEVEKVVDSEFSKSPGSIRGRKPVVKKVMEYCYEPEMEEAYRSSMLKAFKKTLDDGVFSFIIVDDRNLRVADFAQFWATAKRSGFEVYLLEATYKDPAGCAARNVHGFTQDDIQKMACQWEEASSLYLKLDAKSLLGGAGLEDGGIEEVDMDMEDEDPAGGLPGAEDGSFQDPSAPLVLNLKSSGSLEHDKKYGMEDHPAEEVKALKTSKWSNEVDEGDGQRSESSKSNSSALSGLISAYGKKGKSVSWGDKDDSMGFSIGAANKAKLLSLIIGPGAGYNLKSNPLTEKDSLPLAKKNLESKRQNVFQEQLRAERESFKAIFDKRRQRIGGLGTEDDSL